One Malania oleifera isolate guangnan ecotype guangnan chromosome 10, ASM2987363v1, whole genome shotgun sequence genomic region harbors:
- the LOC131165550 gene encoding enoyl-CoA delta isomerase 1, peroxisomal-like, with protein sequence MCSLRRQGNIFVLTLTGAGEHRLNPTLIDAIKSSLLRVRAALPPPSVLITTAHGKFFSNGYDLAWSKSPDPVESDARGRLMVAKFKALVADFLSLPMPTIAAVNGHASAAGFVLALSHDYVLMRKDRGFLYMSELDIGLVIPRWFTAVIRCKIGSAAARRDVLLRSKKVTAEEAVAEGIVFSAHDGAEETLRAAVRLGEELEGRRWDGHVYGEIRMGLYSEIPEAIRLDGEMSGTASRL encoded by the coding sequence ATGTGCTCCTTACGAAGGCAAGGCAACATCTTCGTACTCACACTGACCGGCGCCGGTGAACACAGGCTCAATCCCACCCTCATCGACGCCATTAAATCATCTCTTCTCAGAGTCCGCGCCGCGCTCCCCCCGCCCTCTGTTCTGATCACCACCGCCCATGGCAAATTCTTCTCCAACGGCTACGACCTCGCATGGTCCAAGTCGCCCGATCCCGTCGAGTCAGACGCCCGGGGCCGCCTCATGGTCGCCAAATTCAAGGCTCTTGTGGCCGATTTCCTCTCTCTCCCGATGCCGACGATCGCCGCCGTCAATGGCCACGCCTCCGCGGCCGGCTTCGTCCTCGCGCTGAGCCACGACTACGTCCTCATGAGGAAGGACCGGGGGTTTCTCTACATGAGCGAGCTCGACATCGGTCTCGTTATCCCGCGCTGGTTCACGGCGGTGATCCGGTGCAAGATCGGGTCGGCGGCCGCCCGGCGCGATGTTTTGCTCCGGTCGAAGAAGGTCACCGCTGAGGAGGCGGTGGCCGAGGGCATAGTATTCTCGGCTCACGACGGCGCGGAGGAGACCCTGAGGGCCGCCGTGCGATTGGGGGAGGAGTTGGAGGGGAGGCGATGGGATGGACACGTGTACGGTGAGATCCGTATGGGGTTGTATTCTGAAATTCCGGAGGCGATTAGATTGGACGGAGAAATGAGTGGGACTGCGTCAAGATTATGA